The Delphinus delphis chromosome 10, mDelDel1.2, whole genome shotgun sequence genome includes a region encoding these proteins:
- the LOC132432898 gene encoding 15 kDa protein B-like — MAGAWRALVLVAGLAAMACVAQRSLSYEETVTQALWFFNQGRQGQRLFGLLEAIPPLPSLNSNTMIPLNFRIKETVCFLLWHRRQPRECPFRPGGEERNCTGIFFMLQHILPSLNRPSTALGTRTTSASSNFCKVHRVRRSAGSPGVDTPGTESSQLPHAVRDLYEKAKHDIITNILRNF; from the exons ATGGCAGGGGCTTGGAGGGCACTGGTGCTGGTGGCAGGCTTGGCAGCAATGGCCTGTGTGGCCCAGCGCAGTCTGAGCTATGAAGAGACAGTCACCCAGGCCCTGTGGTTCTTCAACCAGGGGCGACAAGGACAGCGACTCTTTGGCCTGCTGGAAGCCATCCCACCACTGCCTAGCTTG AACTCCAACACCATGATCCCGCTCAACTTCAGGATTAAAGAGACGGTGTGCTTTTTGCTCTGGCACCGCCGACAGCCCCGAGAATGTCCCTTCAGGCCGGGCGGG GAAGAGCGGAACTGCACGGGCATCTTCTTCATGCTGCAGCACATCCTTCCGTCCCTCAACCGTCCCTCAACTGCCCTGGGGACCCGGACCACGAGCGCGAGCTCAA ACTTCTGTAAGGTCCACCGGGTGAGGCGTTCTGCTGGGTCCCCTGGAGTGGACACTCCAGGAACTGAGAGCTCCCAACTGCCACATGCAGTCAGGGACCTGTACGAGAAAGCCAAGCACGACATCATCACCAACATACTGAGGAATTTCTAG